In a genomic window of Maricaulis maris MCS10:
- a CDS encoding DPP IV N-terminal domain-containing protein — MSVRLASFLAVVTALTACQPAPEAPGETETAEPALTIERLHASPSLTGATPRSLTFSPDGSRVTFLRAKDDDASVLDLWAMDIDGGEPYLLVDSQVLAPDERELTEAERQLRERARISSTGIVRYDWDSQGEAILVPLDGDVFHVDVATGQARRLMETPEYETDARISPRGNFVSFVREQNLYVIDLESGEETAITSEGGGLVSFGMAEFVAQEELGRRTGYWWSPDEQYIALARVDESPVDNIQRMEIGADGSARVVDQRYPRAGTDNAIVELFIAERATGTRRQVELAQTDDIYLARVNWASDSATAYVQVLNRMQDQLTILTADPATGEAAPWLVENTDIWINLTNDFRALSDGTVLWTSEDTPGGFRHIQHRAADGSLINQVTSGDWVVGSINSVDMDNSLVYFTGWIETPLERHIYSVPLDGSAAPTRITSGDGRWSARFGRDATRFIGTYSDPQTPPQTALYAVDGSRIRWIEENALVEGHPYAPYLDDHITPQYGTLTAADGTELHYQIFLPADFDPNRQYPAIQYLYGGPHSQQVHRGWQSLRAQMFAQRGYVYFTIDNRGSWNRGREFEGQLRHRMGSVEVEDQLVGLDYLKSLDFVDADRVGIWGWSYGGYMTLMATLQAPDAWAAGVAGAPVTDWTLYDTAYTERYMGHPDANFDGYEQSSVFAHLDSYETPLLLIHGMADDNVIFANSVRLYSELQQQRADFEMMTYPGQRHGVRGEDRSVHLWTMIVNYFNHQLKDEG; from the coding sequence ATGTCTGTTCGCCTTGCCAGCTTTTTGGCTGTCGTCACCGCCCTCACCGCCTGCCAGCCTGCGCCCGAAGCGCCGGGCGAGACCGAGACTGCCGAGCCGGCGCTCACGATCGAGCGCCTCCATGCCAGCCCCTCCCTGACCGGCGCCACGCCGCGCTCGCTGACCTTCTCGCCGGACGGATCGCGCGTGACCTTCCTGCGGGCCAAGGACGATGATGCCAGCGTGCTTGATCTGTGGGCGATGGATATCGATGGCGGCGAGCCCTACCTTCTGGTCGATAGCCAGGTCCTCGCCCCGGATGAGCGTGAACTCACCGAGGCGGAACGCCAGCTGCGCGAGCGGGCTCGAATCTCCTCGACCGGCATCGTGCGCTATGACTGGGACAGCCAGGGCGAGGCCATACTGGTGCCGCTGGACGGCGATGTGTTCCATGTCGATGTGGCGACCGGGCAAGCGCGCCGCCTGATGGAAACACCGGAATACGAGACCGACGCCCGCATCTCCCCGCGCGGCAATTTCGTGTCCTTTGTGCGCGAACAAAATCTATACGTCATCGATCTGGAAAGCGGTGAAGAGACCGCCATCACCTCTGAAGGCGGCGGCCTGGTCTCCTTCGGCATGGCGGAATTCGTTGCCCAGGAAGAGCTTGGACGCCGGACCGGCTATTGGTGGTCACCGGACGAGCAATACATCGCCCTCGCCCGCGTCGATGAAAGCCCGGTCGACAATATCCAGCGCATGGAAATCGGCGCCGACGGCTCGGCCCGGGTTGTCGACCAGCGCTATCCGCGCGCCGGGACTGACAATGCGATCGTCGAGCTGTTCATCGCCGAGCGCGCGACCGGGACACGCCGCCAGGTCGAGCTGGCGCAGACCGACGACATCTACCTCGCCCGCGTCAATTGGGCCTCCGACAGCGCTACGGCCTATGTCCAGGTGCTCAACCGGATGCAGGACCAGCTCACCATCCTGACCGCTGATCCAGCGACCGGCGAGGCCGCTCCCTGGCTGGTTGAAAACACCGATATCTGGATCAATCTGACCAATGATTTCCGCGCCCTGTCTGATGGCACGGTCCTGTGGACCAGCGAGGACACGCCGGGTGGTTTCCGTCACATCCAGCACCGCGCCGCCGATGGCAGCCTGATCAATCAGGTCACCTCGGGTGACTGGGTGGTCGGCAGTATCAATTCAGTCGATATGGACAACAGCCTGGTCTATTTCACCGGCTGGATCGAGACGCCGCTGGAACGACACATCTATTCGGTGCCATTGGACGGCTCGGCCGCTCCGACGCGGATCACGTCGGGTGATGGTCGCTGGTCGGCTCGCTTCGGACGTGATGCGACACGCTTCATCGGCACTTATTCCGACCCGCAAACCCCGCCGCAGACCGCCCTCTATGCGGTCGACGGAAGCCGCATTCGCTGGATCGAGGAAAACGCCCTGGTCGAGGGACATCCGTATGCCCCCTATCTCGACGATCACATCACGCCGCAATACGGCACGCTGACGGCCGCAGACGGGACCGAGCTGCACTACCAGATCTTCCTGCCGGCCGATTTTGATCCGAACCGGCAATACCCGGCGATCCAGTATCTTTATGGCGGCCCGCACAGCCAGCAGGTCCACCGCGGCTGGCAATCGCTGCGGGCGCAGATGTTCGCCCAGCGCGGCTATGTCTATTTCACCATCGACAACCGCGGCTCATGGAATCGCGGACGTGAATTCGAGGGGCAGTTGCGCCATCGCATGGGCTCGGTCGAGGTCGAGGACCAGCTGGTCGGGCTGGACTATCTCAAGAGCCTCGACTTCGTCGATGCGGATCGCGTCGGCATTTGGGGCTGGTCCTATGGCGGCTACATGACGCTGATGGCGACCTTGCAGGCACCGGACGCCTGGGCAGCGGGCGTTGCCGGAGCACCGGTTACCGACTGGACGCTGTATGACACCGCCTATACCGAGCGCTACATGGGTCACCCGGACGCCAATTTCGACGGCTATGAGCAATCCTCGGTCTTCGCCCATCTGGACAGTTACGAGACCCCGCTCCTGCTGATCCACGGCATGGCCGACGACAATGTCATCTTCGCCAATTCGGTCCGGCTCTATTCGGAACTCCAGCAGCAACGCGCCGATTTCGAAATGATGACCTATCCCGGCCAGCGCCACGGCGTACGCGGCGAGGACCGGTCGGTCCATCTGTGGACGATGATCGTGAACTATTTCAATCACCAGCTGAAGGATGAGGGGTAG
- a CDS encoding ArsR/SmtB family transcription factor produces MDALVTQLKALAEPTRLRIIALLSRGELTVSELVSILGQSQPRVSRHLKLLTDAGLAERLPEGAYVFYRLTDAGGGRKLAQMANELVPEDDAVLTRDVSRLEAIKQARAQAAQAYFESVAEDWDTIRSLHLADHKVEAAMRELAGAGPFDLMIDVGVGTGRVLELFSDRVERGIGVDINHSMLNVARLNLQAAGLKHCSVRHADVGALPFDTAVADLVTVHQVLHYLEDPALAVDECARVLKPGGNLVIVDFAPHQLETLREDHFHRRLGFADEEMADLIGHAGLELAHQTALHPEDPSGQLTMKIWIARRKPATPS; encoded by the coding sequence ATGGACGCTCTCGTCACACAGCTCAAGGCGCTCGCCGAACCGACGCGCTTGCGGATCATCGCCCTCCTGTCGCGAGGCGAGCTGACCGTGTCGGAGCTGGTCTCGATCCTCGGCCAGAGCCAGCCGCGCGTGTCGCGGCACCTCAAATTGCTGACCGATGCCGGTCTGGCCGAGCGCTTGCCCGAGGGCGCCTATGTCTTCTACCGGCTCACCGATGCCGGCGGCGGTCGCAAGCTGGCGCAGATGGCCAATGAGCTGGTGCCTGAAGACGATGCCGTCCTGACCCGCGACGTGTCGCGGCTCGAGGCCATCAAGCAGGCCCGCGCCCAGGCGGCGCAGGCCTATTTTGAAAGCGTCGCTGAGGATTGGGACACGATCCGTTCGCTGCATCTGGCTGACCACAAGGTCGAGGCCGCCATGCGCGAGCTGGCAGGGGCGGGACCCTTTGATCTGATGATCGATGTCGGCGTGGGTACCGGTCGCGTGCTCGAGCTTTTTTCGGACCGGGTCGAACGTGGCATTGGCGTCGACATCAACCATTCCATGCTCAATGTGGCGCGCCTGAACCTGCAGGCCGCCGGGCTGAAGCATTGCTCGGTCCGCCATGCCGATGTTGGTGCCTTGCCGTTTGATACAGCGGTCGCCGATCTCGTGACCGTGCACCAGGTGTTGCACTATCTGGAAGATCCGGCGCTGGCTGTGGATGAGTGCGCCCGCGTGCTGAAACCGGGCGGCAATCTGGTCATTGTCGATTTCGCGCCGCACCAGTTGGAGACGCTGCGGGAGGACCATTTCCATCGTCGGCTTGGCTTTGCCGACGAGGAAATGGCGGACCTGATCGGCCATGCCGGCCTCGAGCTGGCGCATCAAACTGCGCTGCATCCCGAGGACCCCAGCGGTCAGCTGACCATGAAAATCTGGATCGCACGGCGCAAGCCCGCCACTCCCTCCTGA
- the rimK gene encoding 30S ribosomal protein S6--L-glutamate ligase, whose protein sequence is MKLLMLARNPNLYSHRRLVEAAEARGHELDIYDTLKMYMNITSHRPEVRYQGRVLSGYDAIIPRIGASITGYGMAVVRQFEMMGVWALNESVAIGRSRDKLRSLQLLSRAGLGLPVTAFAHDTSMTDDVLDIAGGEPVVIKLLEGTQGVGVVLAETRRSAKSVIEAFRGAKVDILVQEFIKEAGGADIRTIVVGGKVVAAMKRQGAEGDFRSNLHRGGSASKIKLTPEERSTAVRAAKVMGLNVAGVDMLRGNHGPLIMEVNSSPGLEGIEASTGVDVADKIIDFVEKTAVAGKTRTRGTG, encoded by the coding sequence ATGAAACTGCTCATGCTGGCCCGCAATCCGAACCTCTACTCGCACAGGAGACTCGTTGAAGCGGCTGAGGCCCGGGGCCATGAACTCGACATCTATGATACGCTGAAGATGTACATGAACATCACCTCGCATCGCCCCGAAGTGCGTTATCAGGGCCGTGTTCTGAGTGGTTATGACGCGATCATCCCGCGGATCGGGGCCTCGATCACCGGTTACGGCATGGCGGTGGTCCGCCAGTTCGAGATGATGGGCGTCTGGGCGCTCAACGAGTCGGTCGCCATCGGCCGCTCGCGCGACAAGCTGCGCTCGCTGCAACTCCTGTCGCGCGCCGGCCTCGGCCTGCCGGTGACGGCCTTTGCCCACGACACCTCGATGACCGATGACGTGCTCGACATTGCCGGTGGTGAGCCGGTGGTGATCAAGCTTCTGGAAGGCACGCAAGGCGTTGGCGTGGTACTGGCGGAAACGCGCCGTTCGGCCAAGTCCGTGATCGAAGCCTTCCGCGGCGCCAAGGTCGATATCCTGGTGCAGGAATTCATCAAGGAGGCCGGCGGCGCCGACATCCGCACCATCGTGGTTGGCGGCAAGGTTGTCGCGGCGATGAAGCGCCAGGGTGCCGAGGGCGATTTCCGCTCCAACCTGCATCGCGGCGGCTCGGCTTCGAAGATCAAGCTGACCCCGGAAGAACGCTCGACCGCCGTCCGTGCCGCCAAGGTGATGGGGCTCAATGTCGCCGGTGTCGACATGCTGCGCGGCAATCACGGCCCGTTGATCATGGAAGTGAATTCCTCGCCGGGCCTGGAAGGCATCGAAGCCTCGACCGGTGTCGATGTGGCCGACAAGATCATCGATTTCGTGGAAAAAACGGCGGTGGCCGGCAAGACCAGGACACGTGGTACCGGATGA
- a CDS encoding TetR/AcrR family transcriptional regulator, with translation MAKGRREQKDETRAKLVRAGSVVFAAKGIEGARIGDIAREAGVAMGTLYTHFPDKEALFVEVMRAGKDLVLAGLAIAQQTPGSREVKDRAAMEGVVAFAGEFGPLFRLLLSRGAGSDPMQREVVDAIAGIRVTELQAGQRDGWARSDLDPQATARCEVGAVFHLLDWWLDDRSRLSDEAVVEQLCLIRRFGVEGLIPDGAVS, from the coding sequence TTGGCGAAAGGACGGCGCGAGCAAAAGGACGAGACCCGGGCCAAGCTGGTCCGGGCCGGCAGCGTCGTGTTCGCGGCCAAGGGCATTGAAGGTGCCCGGATCGGCGACATTGCCCGCGAGGCCGGCGTCGCCATGGGGACGCTCTACACCCACTTCCCCGACAAGGAGGCGCTGTTTGTCGAAGTGATGCGGGCGGGCAAGGATCTGGTCCTGGCCGGACTGGCCATCGCCCAGCAGACCCCGGGCTCGCGCGAGGTCAAGGATCGCGCCGCGATGGAGGGTGTGGTCGCCTTTGCCGGCGAGTTCGGCCCGCTCTTCCGTCTGCTGCTGAGCCGCGGCGCCGGCTCCGACCCGATGCAGCGCGAAGTGGTTGATGCGATCGCCGGAATCCGTGTCACCGAATTGCAGGCCGGCCAGCGTGATGGCTGGGCCCGTTCGGACCTGGACCCGCAAGCCACTGCCCGTTGCGAGGTCGGCGCCGTCTTCCACCTGCTGGACTGGTGGCTGGACGATCGCAGCCGGCTGAGCGATGAGGCGGTGGTGGAGCAACTCTGCCTGATCCGCCGTTTCGGGGTGGAAGGTTTGATACCGGATGGCGCGGTCTCATGA
- a CDS encoding helix-turn-helix transcriptional regulator, translating to MLSEDERRELRAWRSRQVFFMFALFVFVLPFLGMSIYGAVRDPSTLFNSPSGLVLLPFLGVAIFLSRSPLRWRQARRDEDNRLVKSVRGHADVRSRLGIGLIAPTHDVLHIGGEAFPLAQYWRDQLMPGLVYEVRFAPLSRAILSISAVESRAAPSGHEPLPSHFAELSEREHALIRLLARGLTDKDIARKLNLSPTTVRTYNSDLYLKLGIQRRGQVRAIAERFGLLDEPAEKA from the coding sequence GTGCTGAGCGAAGACGAACGCCGTGAATTGAGGGCCTGGCGGTCACGCCAGGTCTTCTTCATGTTCGCGCTGTTCGTGTTTGTTCTGCCGTTTCTCGGCATGTCGATCTACGGCGCCGTGCGCGACCCATCGACACTTTTCAACAGCCCTTCCGGGCTGGTCTTGTTGCCGTTTCTTGGCGTCGCCATCTTTCTTTCCAGGTCACCATTGCGCTGGCGACAGGCCCGACGCGATGAAGACAATCGTCTGGTCAAATCTGTCAGGGGCCATGCAGATGTACGCTCTCGGCTTGGTATCGGCCTCATTGCGCCAACGCATGATGTGCTGCACATCGGGGGGGAAGCCTTCCCGCTGGCGCAATATTGGCGCGACCAACTGATGCCGGGCCTGGTCTATGAGGTCCGTTTTGCGCCCCTGAGCCGCGCTATCCTGTCGATCTCGGCGGTTGAAAGCAGGGCCGCCCCGTCCGGGCATGAGCCATTGCCATCTCATTTCGCCGAGCTTTCGGAGCGCGAGCACGCGCTGATACGCCTGCTCGCCCGGGGCCTGACCGACAAGGATATTGCCCGCAAGCTCAATCTCTCGCCTACGACGGTGCGGACCTATAATTCCGATCTCTATCTGAAGCTGGGCATCCAGCGCCGCGGCCAGGTGCGGGCAATCGCAGAGCGCTTCGGCCTTCTGGACGAACCGGCCGAAAAGGCCTGA
- a CDS encoding M48 family metallopeptidase, with protein sequence MTDHTIELDGRVVDFTLRRSARRTIGFTISRDGLTVAAPKRASEREIRRGLESKAGWILAKLDAWASRPAPRELSFQTGETLPWLGDDLTLDLRGEGVRTTVRRDSGTLIVRHDPDLAGELRQRTLGQALQRFYKREGTAFMTPRVEHYAARLDRPVRKVIVRDQKRRWGSCAPDGTIRLNWRLMGFPQALIDYVCAHEAAHLVEANHSPAYWRVVESLMPDWKPRRQRMREEADRWVAL encoded by the coding sequence ATGACGGATCATACAATCGAGCTGGACGGTCGTGTTGTTGACTTCACCCTGCGCCGGTCGGCCCGGCGCACGATCGGTTTCACAATCTCCCGCGACGGCCTCACGGTCGCTGCGCCTAAACGGGCGAGCGAACGGGAGATCCGGCGCGGGCTGGAAAGCAAGGCCGGCTGGATCCTCGCCAAGCTGGACGCCTGGGCCAGCCGTCCGGCGCCGCGAGAGCTGAGCTTCCAGACCGGCGAAACTCTGCCCTGGCTCGGCGATGACCTGACCCTTGACCTGCGCGGCGAGGGTGTCCGAACAACAGTGCGCCGCGATAGCGGAACCCTGATCGTCCGGCATGACCCGGACCTTGCCGGTGAACTGCGTCAACGCACTCTGGGCCAGGCCTTGCAGCGTTTTTACAAGCGCGAGGGCACGGCCTTCATGACGCCCCGCGTCGAGCATTATGCCGCCAGGCTCGACCGCCCGGTCCGCAAGGTCATTGTCCGTGACCAGAAACGCCGCTGGGGATCGTGTGCCCCGGACGGGACGATCCGGCTCAACTGGCGCCTGATGGGCTTTCCACAAGCGCTGATCGACTATGTCTGCGCCCATGAGGCCGCCCATCTGGTCGAGGCCAATCATTCGCCGGCCTATTGGCGTGTGGTGGAAAGCCTGATGCCCGACTGGAAACCGCGCCGCCAGCGCATGCGCGAGGAGGCGGATCGCTGGGTGGCGCTCTAG
- a CDS encoding D-amino acid dehydrogenase: MSHQDVIIVGAGLAGVAAAHALRQRGHDVLVLDSHDGPARETSFANAGALTPSEPEPWNAPGVHWQLLASLPDPHSAMKLRLAPLPGLIPWGLKFLANSTRKRYEAAALANFALSRYSLTETQAVRDAHKLDFANLARGTMKVCRDARALEPDRQTSQALTDAGLRWQVLDRAEMVAREPMLADVAGDLAGAVFYPDDESGDAHLFTKALASVATDMGVRFEYNSPVDSLIDRAGRISGVRTATEEIEADQVVLATGHATRRLLAPLGLHLPVRPVKGYSLSLDMSQLNQRPGLPVVDEQLHAIVSPLGDTLRIAGTAEFAGEDRTLRGERVDNLRMLLGRLYPTLADSLLDGDNKAWCGFRPMSADGRPFIGETRAPGLWLNTGHGHLGWTQAMGSAGLLASLLDGETPPVPAEAFSARRF; the protein is encoded by the coding sequence GTGAGCCATCAGGATGTCATCATTGTCGGCGCCGGACTGGCCGGGGTCGCCGCGGCCCATGCGCTGCGCCAGCGCGGTCATGATGTCCTGGTCCTCGACAGCCATGACGGCCCGGCCCGTGAGACCAGTTTCGCCAATGCCGGCGCGCTGACCCCGTCCGAGCCGGAGCCCTGGAATGCGCCCGGCGTGCACTGGCAATTGCTGGCCTCCCTGCCCGACCCGCATTCTGCCATGAAGCTGCGCCTGGCGCCGCTGCCCGGTCTCATCCCCTGGGGCCTGAAATTCCTCGCCAATTCGACCCGCAAACGCTACGAGGCCGCCGCCCTCGCCAATTTCGCCCTGTCTCGTTATTCGCTGACCGAAACACAGGCAGTGCGCGATGCCCACAAGCTGGACTTCGCCAATCTCGCCCGCGGTACGATGAAAGTGTGCCGCGATGCCCGGGCACTTGAGCCGGACCGCCAGACCAGTCAGGCCCTGACCGATGCCGGCCTGCGCTGGCAAGTGCTCGACCGGGCAGAAATGGTCGCACGTGAGCCGATGCTGGCGGACGTCGCCGGCGATCTCGCCGGAGCGGTTTTCTATCCGGACGATGAAAGCGGTGACGCTCACCTGTTCACCAAGGCGCTGGCCTCGGTCGCCACCGATATGGGCGTGCGCTTTGAATACAATTCGCCCGTCGACAGCCTGATCGACCGGGCCGGGCGCATCTCCGGCGTGCGCACGGCGACCGAAGAAATCGAGGCCGACCAGGTCGTCCTGGCCACCGGCCATGCCACGCGCCGCCTCCTGGCGCCGCTGGGCCTGCATCTGCCGGTGCGTCCGGTGAAAGGCTATTCGCTCAGTCTCGACATGTCGCAACTGAACCAGCGCCCCGGCTTGCCGGTCGTAGACGAGCAATTACACGCCATCGTCTCACCGCTCGGCGACACTTTGCGCATCGCCGGCACGGCCGAGTTCGCCGGTGAGGACCGCACGCTGCGCGGCGAGCGCGTCGACAATCTGCGCATGTTGCTCGGCCGCCTCTACCCGACCCTCGCCGACAGCCTGCTGGATGGCGACAACAAGGCCTGGTGCGGCTTCCGTCCGATGTCTGCCGATGGCCGTCCCTTCATCGGCGAAACCCGGGCGCCCGGCCTCTGGCTCAACACCGGCCACGGCCATCTCGGCTGGACGCAGGCGATGGGCTCGGCCGGCCTGCTGGCTTCGCTGCTGGATGGCGAGACGCCGCCAGTGCCGGCGGAGGCGTTCTCGGCTCGGCGGTTCTAA
- a CDS encoding CPBP family intramembrane glutamic endopeptidase, with translation MSAKTASFDSPWRFWPGVAILAAAMTGYMLLSWAHMEFVRQTVGLDAYLGEGPRLPPEVLMIGQINKAVALLAAVAIGALALHRVGPSRVGLTRVAWRWIWLAVLVGAVAFALRLVLAKLMVVVMPDWIAFMGTPFALDPANGVWMSVGFLVMTILVTPFAEEVFFRGFLFRWMSGNRPVWLAALVSSVMFGVAHILPPQAISAVLMALILCWLYWRTGSIWPAVVAHITNNALGISLGLIWSPAV, from the coding sequence ATGTCCGCAAAAACCGCAAGCTTTGACAGTCCGTGGCGTTTCTGGCCCGGCGTCGCCATCCTCGCCGCCGCCATGACGGGATACATGCTGCTCAGCTGGGCGCATATGGAGTTCGTGCGCCAGACGGTCGGTCTGGACGCTTATCTGGGCGAGGGGCCGCGTCTGCCGCCTGAAGTGCTGATGATCGGTCAGATCAACAAGGCAGTCGCCTTATTGGCCGCCGTCGCGATCGGGGCACTGGCGCTGCACCGCGTCGGGCCGAGCCGGGTCGGTCTGACAAGGGTAGCCTGGCGCTGGATCTGGCTGGCGGTGCTGGTGGGGGCGGTCGCCTTTGCCCTGCGCCTGGTTCTGGCCAAGTTGATGGTTGTCGTCATGCCCGACTGGATCGCCTTCATGGGCACACCCTTTGCGCTCGACCCGGCCAACGGGGTGTGGATGAGCGTCGGGTTTCTGGTCATGACCATACTGGTCACTCCGTTTGCCGAGGAAGTCTTCTTTCGCGGCTTCCTGTTTCGCTGGATGAGCGGAAACCGCCCGGTCTGGCTGGCGGCGCTTGTGTCCTCGGTGATGTTTGGCGTCGCTCATATCCTGCCGCCACAGGCCATCTCGGCGGTGTTGATGGCGCTCATACTGTGCTGGCTCTACTGGCGCACCGGCTCGATCTGGCCGGCCGTTGTCGCCCACATCACCAATAATGCCTTGGGGATCTCGCTGGGGCTGATCTGGTCTCCGGCTGTTTAG
- the ettA gene encoding energy-dependent translational throttle protein EttA — MAAYKFVYHMDKLSKTYPGAAKPVFDGISLHFLPDAKIGVVGVNGAGKSTLLKIMAGMDTEFSGEAWAEKGVKVGYLAQEPQLDESKTVWENVIEGSAPKQLLEEFNAISMKLAEDYTDELMEEMTALQEKIDNENAWDIDSKIEMAMTALRCPPADWPVTDLSGGERRRVALCRLLLSDPHMLLLDEPTNHLDAESVQWLQNYLEDFKGAVLVVTHDRYFLDSITTWTLELDRGRGVPYEGGYSAWLEQKSKRLAQEDREKSAKDRALMRELEWIRSSPKARQAKSKARIKSYEDLRDAAERAEITTAQITIPPGPRLGGVVVEVENLKKGFEDKLLIDGLSFKLPPGGVVGVIGPNGAGKSTLFKMITGQETPDAGTVRLGDTVKLGYVDQSRDTLDPNKTVWQEISGGNDMIELGGKEVPSRAYVGTFNFKGGDQQKKVGLLSGGERNRVHLAKMLQTGGNLLLLDEPTNDLDVETLAALEQALEAYPGCAVVISHDRFFLDRLATHILAFEGDSHVEWFEGNFEDYIEDKKRRLGPDADMPKKIKFQKFGR, encoded by the coding sequence ATGGCCGCTTACAAATTCGTCTATCACATGGACAAGCTGTCGAAGACCTATCCGGGCGCTGCCAAGCCCGTCTTTGACGGGATTTCCCTGCACTTCCTGCCCGATGCCAAGATCGGTGTTGTCGGCGTCAACGGTGCCGGTAAATCGACCCTGCTGAAGATCATGGCCGGCATGGACACCGAATTCTCCGGCGAGGCCTGGGCTGAAAAGGGTGTGAAGGTCGGTTATCTCGCCCAGGAACCGCAGCTCGATGAGAGCAAGACGGTCTGGGAAAACGTGATCGAGGGCTCGGCACCGAAACAGCTTCTGGAAGAATTCAACGCCATCTCGATGAAGCTCGCGGAAGACTATACCGACGAGCTGATGGAGGAGATGACGGCGCTCCAGGAAAAAATCGACAATGAGAACGCCTGGGACATCGATAGCAAGATCGAGATGGCGATGACGGCGCTGCGCTGCCCGCCCGCCGACTGGCCGGTCACCGACCTGTCCGGTGGTGAGCGTCGCCGCGTGGCCCTGTGCCGCCTGCTGCTGTCCGACCCGCACATGCTGCTGCTCGATGAGCCGACCAACCATCTCGACGCCGAGAGTGTGCAGTGGCTGCAGAACTATCTGGAAGACTTCAAGGGCGCCGTCCTGGTCGTCACCCACGACCGTTACTTCCTCGATAGCATCACCACCTGGACGCTCGAACTCGATCGCGGCCGCGGCGTGCCTTATGAAGGCGGCTACTCGGCCTGGCTGGAGCAGAAGTCCAAGCGCCTGGCCCAGGAAGATCGCGAAAAGAGCGCCAAGGACCGCGCCCTGATGCGCGAACTGGAATGGATCCGCTCCTCGCCGAAAGCCCGCCAGGCCAAGTCGAAAGCCCGTATCAAATCCTATGAGGATCTGCGGGATGCGGCCGAACGCGCCGAGATCACCACGGCCCAGATCACCATTCCGCCGGGCCCGCGCCTGGGTGGTGTCGTGGTCGAGGTCGAGAATCTCAAAAAGGGTTTCGAGGACAAACTCCTCATTGATGGCCTGTCCTTCAAACTGCCGCCGGGCGGCGTGGTCGGCGTGATCGGTCCGAACGGCGCCGGTAAATCGACCCTGTTCAAGATGATCACCGGGCAGGAAACACCCGATGCGGGCACGGTCCGCCTCGGCGACACGGTCAAGCTGGGCTATGTCGACCAGTCGCGCGACACGCTCGACCCGAACAAGACCGTCTGGCAGGAAATCTCCGGCGGCAATGACATGATCGAGCTGGGCGGCAAGGAAGTCCCGTCGCGCGCCTATGTCGGCACGTTCAACTTCAAGGGCGGCGACCAGCAAAAAAAGGTCGGCCTGCTGTCCGGTGGTGAGCGCAACCGCGTCCACCTCGCCAAGATGCTGCAGACCGGCGGCAATCTTTTGCTGCTCGATGAGCCGACCAACGACCTCGACGTGGAAACCCTGGCGGCGCTGGAACAGGCGCTGGAAGCCTATCCGGGCTGTGCCGTGGTCATCTCGCACGACCGTTTCTTCCTCGACCGTCTGGCCACCCACATCCTCGCCTTTGAAGGCGACAGCCATGTCGAATGGTTCGAAGGCAATTTCGAGGACTATATCGAGGACAAGAAGCGCCGGTTGGGTCCGGACGCCGACATGCCCAAGAAGATCAAGTTCCAGAAATTCGGTCGGTAA
- a CDS encoding ATP-dependent zinc protease produces MVRKTKSKSSGPSGAPSIVVGWREWVSLPELGAVRVKAKIDTGARTSAIHAWKIQPFEKDGASWVRFELHPNQDDNKTRIACEAPVHDSRLIKSSNGQEQRRYVISTPLRMGPYVWPIELTLTRRDEMGFRMLVGRTALKPGALVNPSKSFLCPTPA; encoded by the coding sequence ATGGTTCGCAAGACAAAATCGAAATCGTCCGGCCCGTCCGGTGCGCCATCCATCGTCGTCGGTTGGCGTGAATGGGTATCTCTGCCGGAGCTGGGCGCTGTCCGGGTGAAGGCCAAGATCGACACCGGCGCGCGCACCTCGGCCATTCATGCCTGGAAAATCCAGCCATTCGAGAAGGACGGGGCCAGCTGGGTCCGTTTCGAGCTGCATCCCAACCAGGACGACAACAAGACGCGGATCGCCTGCGAAGCCCCGGTCCATGACAGCCGCCTGATCAAGAGCTCGAACGGGCAGGAACAGCGCCGCTATGTCATCAGCACGCCGCTGCGGATGGGGCCCTATGTGTGGCCAATCGAGTTGACGCTGACGCGCCGGGATGAAATGGGATTTCGCATGCTGGTCGGACGCACCGCCTTGAAGCCGGGTGCGCTGGTCAATCCGTCAAAATCCTTTCTCTGCCCGACCCCGGCTTAG